A stretch of Allostreptomyces psammosilenae DNA encodes these proteins:
- a CDS encoding TetR family transcriptional regulator produces the protein MPRNADATRARLLQAATDEFAEHGVAGARVDRIARAAGVNKNLIYVYFGSKEQLFDAVLEAHLTRVHDEVPFTAQDLPGYTARMFDFALAHPEVVRLSSWYALERRQHGPSPTEVAAYRVKLDAIAAGQRSGTPGARFTPSALLSFVFALAGAWTVANPLGVPVDASDPERLAEARRAAAEAVRLLSAATPAADGDAPLGPPPPTSTHQDA, from the coding sequence ATGCCACGCAACGCCGACGCCACCCGCGCCCGCCTGCTCCAGGCGGCCACCGACGAGTTCGCCGAGCACGGTGTCGCGGGCGCCCGCGTGGACCGGATCGCCAGGGCCGCCGGGGTGAACAAGAACCTCATCTACGTCTACTTCGGCAGCAAGGAGCAGCTCTTCGACGCCGTGCTCGAGGCGCACCTGACCCGCGTCCACGACGAGGTGCCGTTCACCGCGCAGGACCTGCCCGGCTACACGGCCCGCATGTTCGACTTCGCCCTGGCCCACCCCGAAGTCGTGCGGCTGTCCTCGTGGTACGCGCTGGAGCGCCGGCAGCACGGGCCCTCGCCGACGGAGGTGGCGGCCTACCGGGTCAAGCTGGACGCCATCGCCGCCGGCCAGCGCTCCGGCACCCCGGGCGCGCGGTTCACCCCGTCGGCCCTGCTCAGCTTCGTCTTCGCGCTCGCCGGCGCCTGGACGGTGGCCAACCCGCTCGGCGTGCCGGTCGACGCCTCCGACCCCGAGCGGCTGGCGGAAGCCCGACGCGCCGCGGCCGAGGCGGTACGCCTGCTGTCCGCCGCCACCCCCGCCGCCGACGGCGACGCCCCACTCGGCCCTCCCCCGCCCACCAGCACCCACCAGGACGCGTGA
- a CDS encoding SDR family oxidoreductase, translated as MSKTWFITGASRGLGRAFTQAALERGDRVAATVRAPGALKDLAERHPDSLLALRLDVTDRAACFAAVNAAHAEFGRLDVVVNNAGYGLFGTVEAVTEEAARAQMDTNFFGALWVTQAALPHLRAQGAGHIVQVSSVAGIATFPLLSVYHASKWALEGMSETLAQEVATFGIRVTLLEPGPFRTDWAGDSAHRVEDIAAYDEPLAPFRTAYAADAGREPGDPARAAAALLTLVDAPEPPLRVLMGNLVADGVPGLYQERLRTWAEWEELARSVDFPEAVTPPAPRTQDA; from the coding sequence ATGTCGAAGACCTGGTTCATCACCGGCGCGTCCCGAGGCTTGGGCCGCGCCTTCACCCAGGCGGCGCTGGAACGCGGCGACCGCGTCGCAGCGACCGTCCGCGCCCCCGGTGCCCTGAAGGACCTCGCCGAGCGCCACCCGGACTCCCTGCTCGCCCTGCGGCTCGACGTGACCGACCGGGCCGCCTGCTTCGCCGCGGTGAACGCCGCCCACGCGGAGTTCGGCCGCCTCGACGTGGTGGTCAACAACGCCGGCTACGGGCTCTTCGGCACGGTGGAGGCCGTCACCGAGGAAGCGGCCCGGGCCCAGATGGACACCAACTTCTTCGGTGCCCTGTGGGTCACCCAGGCCGCGCTGCCGCACCTGCGCGCGCAGGGCGCCGGCCACATCGTGCAGGTCTCCAGCGTCGCCGGGATCGCCACCTTCCCGCTGCTGTCCGTCTACCACGCCAGCAAGTGGGCGCTGGAGGGCATGAGCGAGACGCTGGCCCAGGAGGTCGCCACCTTCGGGATCCGGGTGACGCTGCTGGAGCCCGGCCCGTTCCGCACCGACTGGGCCGGCGACTCCGCCCACCGGGTCGAGGACATCGCCGCCTACGACGAGCCGCTGGCCCCGTTCCGCACCGCCTACGCCGCCGACGCCGGGCGGGAGCCCGGCGACCCGGCCCGGGCCGCCGCGGCCCTGCTGACCCTGGTGGACGCCCCCGAGCCGCCGCTGCGCGTGCTGATGGGCAACCTGGTCGCCGACGGCGTGCCCGGCCTCTACCAGGAGCGGCTGCGGACCTGGGCCGAGTGGGAGGAGCTGGCGCGCTCCGTGGACTTCCCGGAGGCCGTCACGCCGCCGGCCCCTCGCACCCAGGACGCCTGA
- a CDS encoding sensor histidine kinase — translation MWRTPTRWRTPSGGGRTRGALPRGRAGDLALVAAVAVVCAATALLAVRDGRSATGLFTPLDCLALVAVPGALQLRRRHPVAVGMFTLLASILYFPSSSVDAPVLLAFVVALYTVAARGNLTAAVILGALALLAVVYGEVSGSGTRNVDDIALFMFTGWLVAVIAVGGVVNNRRAYLREAERRAADAERGREEALARRATEERLRIARELHDVLGHHISLINVQASAALHRLGRSGETAGTSSPAADGAAEEALGAIKEASREALRELRSTLGVLRQVDEEAPTAPAPGLSRLTELTERAGATGLEVRARIEGSPRPLPPGVDLAAYRIVQEALTNVTRHADARRAVVRVHYGEEEIRVEVDDDGRGGPLVPGDGIRGMAERARALGGEFAAGPRPEGGCRVGARLPLGGAR, via the coding sequence ATGTGGCGAACCCCGACCCGGTGGCGAACCCCGTCCGGCGGCGGCCGGACCCGGGGGGCTCTGCCGCGCGGCCGCGCCGGCGACCTCGCCCTCGTCGCCGCCGTCGCCGTGGTCTGCGCGGCCACCGCCCTGCTCGCCGTGCGCGACGGCCGGAGCGCGACCGGTCTGTTCACGCCCCTGGACTGCCTGGCCCTGGTCGCCGTGCCGGGCGCCCTCCAGCTCAGGCGCCGCCACCCGGTCGCGGTGGGGATGTTCACCTTGCTGGCCAGCATCCTGTACTTCCCGTCCAGCAGCGTCGACGCGCCGGTGCTGCTGGCCTTCGTGGTCGCCCTCTACACCGTCGCGGCCCGGGGCAACCTCACGGCCGCCGTCATCCTGGGCGCCCTGGCCCTGCTCGCCGTCGTCTACGGCGAGGTGTCCGGCTCCGGCACCCGCAACGTCGACGACATCGCCCTGTTCATGTTCACCGGATGGCTGGTCGCCGTGATCGCGGTCGGCGGCGTCGTCAACAACCGCCGCGCCTACCTCCGCGAGGCCGAGCGCCGTGCCGCGGACGCCGAGCGCGGCCGCGAGGAGGCGCTGGCCCGGCGCGCCACCGAGGAGCGGCTGCGCATCGCCCGCGAGCTGCACGACGTGCTCGGCCACCACATCTCGCTGATCAACGTGCAGGCCAGCGCCGCGCTGCACCGCCTCGGGCGCTCCGGCGAGACGGCGGGCACGTCGTCGCCGGCTGCGGACGGCGCGGCCGAGGAGGCGCTCGGTGCGATCAAGGAGGCCAGCCGGGAGGCCCTGCGGGAGCTGCGCTCCACCCTCGGCGTGCTCCGCCAGGTGGACGAGGAGGCGCCCACCGCCCCCGCCCCCGGCCTGAGCCGGCTCACCGAGCTGACCGAGCGCGCCGGTGCCACGGGGCTGGAGGTGCGGGCGCGGATCGAGGGCTCCCCGCGCCCGCTGCCCCCGGGCGTGGACCTGGCCGCCTACCGCATCGTGCAGGAGGCCCTGACCAACGTGACGCGCCACGCCGACGCACGACGGGCCGTGGTGCGCGTCCACTACGGCGAGGAGGAGATACGGGTGGAGGTCGACGACGACGGCCGCGGCGGGCCGCTCGTCCCCGGCGACGGCATCCGCGGCATGGCCGAACGGGCCCGGGCGCTGGGCGGCGAGTTCGCCGCCGGCCCCCGCCCCGAGGGCGGCTGCCGCGTCGGCGCCCGGCTCCCGCTCGGCGGCGCCCGGTGA
- a CDS encoding response regulator — protein MIPVLLADDQTLVRAGFRSILDGEDDITVVAEAADGEQAVRLTRELRPAVVLMDIRMPGTDGLEATRRIVADERLAGVRVIILTTFDLDDYVYGALRAGASGFLVKDTEPMELIHGVRVVARGDALLAPAITRRLIAEFAGRADRPVPGPRLNALTDREREVLTLVATGLSNDEIAERLVLSPATAKTHVSRIMTKLDVRDRAGLVVLAYESGLVTPGWLGRGEEP, from the coding sequence GTGATCCCCGTCCTGCTGGCCGACGACCAGACCCTGGTCCGCGCCGGCTTCCGTTCCATCCTCGACGGCGAGGACGACATCACCGTGGTCGCCGAGGCGGCCGACGGCGAGCAGGCCGTGCGGCTGACCCGGGAGCTGCGGCCGGCGGTCGTCCTGATGGACATCCGGATGCCCGGCACGGACGGCCTGGAGGCGACCCGGCGGATCGTCGCCGACGAGCGCCTCGCCGGGGTGCGGGTGATCATCCTGACCACCTTCGACCTCGACGACTACGTCTACGGGGCGCTGCGGGCCGGCGCGAGCGGCTTCCTGGTCAAGGACACCGAGCCCATGGAGCTGATCCACGGCGTGCGGGTGGTCGCCCGCGGCGACGCCCTGCTCGCGCCCGCGATCACCCGCCGGCTGATCGCCGAGTTCGCCGGACGGGCGGACCGGCCGGTTCCCGGTCCGCGGCTGAACGCCCTCACCGACCGGGAGCGCGAGGTGCTGACGCTGGTGGCCACCGGGCTGTCCAACGACGAGATCGCCGAGCGGCTGGTGCTCAGCCCGGCCACCGCCAAGACCCACGTCAGCCGCATCATGACCAAGCTGGACGTGCGCGACCGCGCCGGCCTGGTGGTGCTGGCCTACGAGTCCGGGCTGGTCACCCCCGGCTGGCTCGGCCGTGGCGAGGAGCCCTAG
- a CDS encoding cytochrome ubiquinol oxidase subunit I, which produces MDPQTLDLARLQFALTAGGHFLFVALTLGLATLVACVQTWATLSRDPLGARMTRYWGQLYVINYAVGIITGLVMEFQFGLSWSGLTHFAGNVFGASLAMETLVAFFVESTFLGLWIFGWDRLNRWVHLAVIWVVTLTAYASAYWILVSNGFLNNPRGHRLAADGESLRLVDAWAVLTNPSSIAAFWHVLGGALVTAGFFVAGVSAYHLLRRTPEWLFFLRSLRLGVFVTLPALMLTVVFGGLQMGLIGEYQPMKLATFQGDAAEIARLQAEMVAEHGPGDYSPPSGWVRVSAILMVTTWPTMMMFSAASTLLASFRPVALRLQVWHVLLVLAVPLPYVAMIAGWVFREVGRQPWVVNGLLTTAEAVSPVSAGSMRVSLAVFTTVFALLALVNGWLLLRQAARGPGDVALGRPAAEGRPEPLPRPTY; this is translated from the coding sequence GTGGATCCACAGACCCTCGACCTGGCACGCCTGCAGTTCGCGCTCACCGCCGGCGGGCACTTCCTCTTCGTCGCGCTCACCCTGGGCCTGGCCACCCTGGTCGCCTGCGTGCAGACCTGGGCCACCCTCAGCCGCGACCCGCTCGGCGCCCGAATGACCCGCTACTGGGGCCAGCTGTACGTCATCAACTACGCGGTCGGCATCATCACCGGGCTGGTGATGGAGTTCCAGTTCGGCCTGAGCTGGAGCGGGCTGACCCACTTCGCCGGGAACGTCTTCGGCGCCTCCCTCGCCATGGAGACGCTCGTCGCCTTCTTCGTGGAGTCCACCTTCCTCGGCTTGTGGATCTTCGGCTGGGACCGCCTCAACCGGTGGGTCCACCTGGCGGTCATCTGGGTCGTCACCCTCACCGCCTACGCCTCCGCCTACTGGATCCTGGTCTCCAACGGCTTCCTGAACAATCCCCGCGGCCACCGGCTCGCCGCCGACGGCGAGTCGCTGCGGCTGGTGGACGCCTGGGCGGTGCTCACCAACCCCTCCTCGATCGCCGCCTTCTGGCACGTGCTCGGCGGCGCCCTGGTCACCGCCGGGTTCTTCGTCGCCGGAGTCAGCGCCTACCACCTCCTGCGCCGCACCCCGGAGTGGCTCTTCTTCCTCCGTTCGCTGCGCCTCGGGGTGTTCGTCACCCTCCCCGCGCTGATGCTCACCGTCGTCTTCGGCGGCCTGCAGATGGGGCTGATCGGCGAGTACCAGCCGATGAAGCTCGCCACCTTCCAGGGCGACGCCGCCGAGATCGCCCGGCTCCAGGCCGAGATGGTCGCCGAGCACGGCCCCGGCGACTACTCGCCGCCCTCCGGCTGGGTGCGGGTGTCCGCGATCCTCATGGTCACCACCTGGCCGACCATGATGATGTTCTCCGCCGCCAGCACCCTGCTGGCCTCCTTCCGGCCCGTGGCGCTGCGCCTGCAGGTGTGGCACGTGCTGCTGGTGCTCGCCGTGCCGCTGCCCTACGTCGCCATGATCGCCGGCTGGGTGTTCCGCGAGGTCGGCCGCCAGCCCTGGGTGGTGAACGGGCTGCTGACCACCGCGGAGGCCGTCTCGCCGGTCTCGGCGGGGTCCATGCGGGTCTCGCTGGCCGTCTTCACCACCGTCTTCGCCCTGCTGGCCTTGGTCAACGGCTGGCTGCTGCTCCGCCAGGCCGCGCGCGGTCCCGGCGACGTCGCGCTCGGGCGCCCGGCCGCCGAGGGCCGGCCCGAACCGCTGCCCCGGCCGACCTACTGA
- a CDS encoding cytochrome d ubiquinol oxidase subunit II, with the protein MEILAIAVLGVFALGYLVLGGADIGVGMLLPFLGRDGAERRVVLATVAPFFLGNEVWLVATAGVLVGAFPDLEGELLSGLFPAVVALLAGWMVRDAGLWSRGRVEARAWAAGCDGAIVLGSWTVALSWGWMFAGLLAGVTDRVVTGPGAALAALAVATLFAAHGLAFAGLRLAGPLRARAGAFSGRSGTAGEAQTFALTTAAMVALGLAVGLRLPLAESAVDSATLSLLVPAMAAVTPLLLAAQAWVWWIFRHRVHGPSYL; encoded by the coding sequence ATGGAGATCCTCGCCATCGCCGTCCTGGGCGTGTTCGCCCTCGGCTACCTCGTGCTCGGCGGCGCCGACATCGGCGTCGGCATGCTGCTGCCCTTCCTCGGCCGGGACGGGGCGGAACGCCGCGTCGTCCTCGCCACCGTGGCACCGTTCTTCCTCGGCAACGAGGTCTGGCTGGTGGCCACGGCCGGCGTCCTGGTGGGCGCCTTCCCCGACCTGGAGGGGGAACTGCTGAGCGGCCTGTTCCCGGCGGTCGTCGCCCTGCTGGCCGGCTGGATGGTCCGCGACGCGGGGCTGTGGTCGCGCGGCCGGGTGGAGGCCCGGGCGTGGGCCGCCGGCTGCGACGGCGCGATCGTCCTCGGCAGCTGGACGGTGGCGCTGAGCTGGGGCTGGATGTTCGCCGGACTGCTCGCCGGGGTCACCGACCGGGTGGTCACCGGGCCGGGCGCGGCGCTCGCCGCGCTGGCCGTCGCCACGCTCTTCGCCGCGCACGGGCTGGCCTTCGCCGGGCTGCGCCTCGCCGGCCCGCTGCGGGCCCGCGCCGGCGCCTTCTCCGGCCGGAGCGGCACGGCCGGCGAGGCGCAGACCTTCGCGTTGACCACGGCGGCCATGGTGGCGCTGGGCCTCGCCGTGGGCCTGCGGCTGCCGCTGGCGGAGTCCGCCGTGGACTCCGCGACGCTGTCGCTGCTGGTGCCGGCGATGGCCGCGGTGACGCCGCTGCTGCTGGCCGCCCAGGCGTGGGTGTGGTGGATCTTCCGCCACCGCGTGCACGGCCCGAGCTACCTGTGA
- the cydD gene encoding thiol reductant ABC exporter subunit CydD — protein sequence MEQAAEEAPEAPAAEAPAAPADGRRTRSAGARVVGWVPRRVRAGLALSAVAQAVLVVAQAELLARAVARQDTAPLPWLAAAVALRAGLGWAGGALARTAAARVKAELRAALLARAEQARAGGSGEFGALLTRGLDGLDPYLGGYLPQLATAVVVPPLVLAWLLRTDPPSGLVVLATLPLVPVFGVLVGLRTRDLTRTQWTHLHRLGGHFRDVLAGLPTLRAFDRAEHQRGVVRAMASAHRRATMAALRLAFLSGLVLELVCSLSVALVAVPVGLRLLDGRLELEVALVVLLLTPEAFWPLRAVGSGFHAGAEGVAAAERAFAILDAPAPVGASGGRRASERPARPATERPARPATGEPARPAAPTLLPGAVAPAATGPAEIRLEDVTVRFPGHDRPALDAVRLVVRPGDRIAVVGPSGAGKSTLLHLLLGFVTPDAGRVLVDGVDLARLDPAEWRRHLAWVSQRPRLFAATVADNIRLGAPAATQAQVRAAARAASADAFVQELPDGYDTLLDERAGTLSAGQRQRLALARAYLRDAPLLLLDEPTARLDPRGEAAVVASTIGLLAAGPPDGAPGTGRRRTALLVAHRPALLRAANRVVRLRDGRIEEAP from the coding sequence GTGGAGCAGGCGGCGGAGGAGGCACCCGAGGCCCCGGCGGCCGAGGCCCCGGCGGCCCCGGCGGACGGGCGGCGCACGCGTTCCGCCGGCGCGCGGGTGGTCGGGTGGGTGCCGCGGCGGGTGCGGGCGGGGCTGGCGCTGTCGGCCGTGGCGCAGGCCGTGCTGGTGGTCGCCCAGGCGGAGCTGCTCGCCCGGGCGGTCGCCCGGCAGGACACCGCCCCGCTGCCCTGGCTCGCCGCGGCCGTCGCCCTGCGGGCCGGCCTCGGCTGGGCCGGCGGCGCGCTGGCCCGCACGGCCGCCGCCCGGGTGAAGGCCGAGCTGCGCGCGGCGCTGCTGGCCCGGGCGGAGCAGGCGCGGGCCGGCGGTTCCGGCGAGTTCGGCGCCCTGCTGACCAGGGGCCTGGACGGCCTCGACCCCTACCTCGGCGGCTACCTCCCGCAGCTCGCCACCGCGGTGGTCGTCCCGCCGCTGGTGCTGGCCTGGCTGCTGCGCACCGACCCGCCCTCCGGGTTGGTCGTGCTGGCCACCCTGCCGCTGGTGCCGGTCTTCGGCGTCCTGGTCGGCCTGCGCACCCGGGACCTCACCCGTACCCAGTGGACCCATCTGCACCGCCTCGGCGGCCACTTCCGGGACGTCCTCGCCGGGCTGCCCACGCTGCGGGCCTTCGACCGCGCCGAGCACCAGCGCGGCGTGGTGCGGGCGATGGCGTCGGCACACCGCCGGGCCACCATGGCCGCGCTGCGGCTGGCCTTCCTCTCCGGTCTGGTCCTGGAGCTGGTGTGCTCGCTGTCGGTCGCCCTGGTCGCGGTGCCGGTGGGGCTGCGGCTGCTGGACGGCCGGCTGGAGCTGGAGGTGGCGCTCGTCGTGCTGCTGCTGACCCCCGAGGCGTTCTGGCCGCTGCGGGCCGTGGGCAGCGGCTTCCACGCCGGAGCCGAGGGCGTCGCCGCCGCCGAGCGGGCCTTCGCCATCCTGGACGCCCCCGCGCCCGTCGGCGCGAGCGGTGGGCGGCGGGCGAGCGAACGTCCGGCCCGCCCGGCGACCGAACGACCGGCCCGCCCGGCGACGGGGGAGCCGGCCCGGCCGGCGGCGCCCACCCTCCTGCCCGGTGCGGTCGCCCCGGCGGCGACCGGCCCCGCGGAGATCCGCCTGGAGGACGTCACGGTCCGGTTCCCCGGCCACGACCGCCCGGCCCTGGACGCCGTCCGACTGGTCGTCCGGCCCGGCGACCGGATCGCCGTGGTCGGGCCGAGCGGCGCCGGCAAGTCGACGCTCCTCCACCTGCTGCTCGGCTTCGTCACCCCCGACGCCGGACGAGTGCTGGTGGACGGGGTGGACCTGGCGCGGCTCGACCCGGCCGAGTGGCGGCGCCACCTCGCCTGGGTGTCGCAGCGCCCCCGCCTGTTCGCGGCCACCGTCGCCGACAACATCCGGCTCGGCGCGCCCGCCGCGACCCAGGCCCAGGTGCGCGCGGCGGCCCGCGCCGCCTCCGCCGACGCCTTCGTCCAGGAACTGCCGGACGGCTACGACACCCTGCTCGACGAACGGGCCGGCACCCTCTCCGCCGGCCAGCGCCAGCGCCTCGCGCTCGCCCGCGCCTACCTCCGGGACGCCCCGCTGCTCCTGCTGGACGAGCCCACGGCCCGCCTCGACCCGCGCGGCGAGGCCGCCGTGGTCGCCTCCACCATCGGCCTGCTCGCCGCTGGCCCGCCGGACGGGGCGCCCGGCACCGGGCGGCGCCGCACCGCGCTGCTCGTCGCCCACCGGCCCGCGCTGCTCCGGGCCGCCAACCGGGTGGTCCGGCTCCGGGACGGACGGATCGAGGAGGCCCCGTGA
- the cydC gene encoding thiol reductant ABC exporter subunit CydC codes for MIAVLRLVRLPRLLLAACAGTAAELCALALTATAAWLIARAAQQPPIAALSLAIVAVRGCAVFRGVLRYAERLAGHDVALRAVAELRGRVFDALTRLRADPARPADPAHPAAPGHGSAGERDGEALTRLVTDVEAVQDLLVRCLAPAASALAVGAAATALVTGLLPEAGPPLAAGLLAAGVLLPAGAALAARRLGDRIAAARAELAVHGLDLLEGAWELAACGATARALARAGRPAAALARLERRSGRVSAAVTAAGLLLQGATTLAVTLVAIGSGVDEVRLAVLALTALAAFEAVGPLGEAAQRYVLLAPAVRRIGALLTAPVPGHAPPPRSPSGRIRLRGVRVVFRPSGGGAARGDGGGVVALDGIDWSVPAGRSVAVVGASGAGKSTLLGVVAGLVRPDAGSVELPEARGAFQDAHLFATTIRANLALARPGASEAELRGALRTAGLLEWVATLPDGLDTPVGEGGRGLSGGQRQRLLLARALLADPPVLLLDEPTEGLDAAMADAVLRAVLRTRRGRTTVVVTHRSEVLPEFDEVVVMDRGRITAPADAPAQASAEASAEVSAVAARTAD; via the coding sequence GTGATCGCGGTGCTGCGCCTCGTCCGACTGCCCCGGCTGCTGCTCGCCGCCTGCGCCGGCACCGCCGCCGAGCTGTGCGCCCTCGCGCTCACCGCGACCGCCGCCTGGCTGATCGCCCGCGCCGCGCAGCAGCCGCCGATCGCCGCGCTCTCCCTGGCGATCGTCGCCGTCCGCGGCTGCGCGGTCTTCCGCGGCGTCCTCCGCTACGCCGAGCGGCTGGCCGGCCACGACGTGGCGCTGCGCGCCGTGGCGGAACTGCGCGGCCGGGTGTTCGACGCGCTGACCCGGCTGCGGGCCGACCCCGCGCGCCCCGCGGACCCCGCGCACCCCGCTGCGCCCGGTCACGGGTCCGCCGGCGAACGGGACGGCGAGGCGCTGACCCGGCTGGTGACCGACGTGGAGGCGGTCCAGGACCTGCTGGTGCGCTGCCTGGCGCCGGCGGCGAGCGCGCTGGCCGTCGGCGCCGCGGCGACCGCGCTGGTCACCGGGCTGCTGCCGGAGGCGGGGCCGCCGCTGGCGGCGGGCCTGCTGGCCGCCGGGGTGCTGCTGCCGGCCGGCGCCGCCCTCGCCGCACGCCGGCTCGGCGACCGGATCGCGGCGGCTCGGGCGGAGCTCGCCGTGCACGGCCTGGACCTGCTGGAGGGCGCCTGGGAGCTCGCCGCCTGCGGCGCCACCGCCCGGGCGCTGGCCCGGGCCGGGCGGCCGGCCGCCGCCCTGGCCCGACTGGAGCGCCGCTCCGGGCGGGTCTCGGCGGCCGTCACCGCGGCCGGTCTGCTCCTCCAGGGCGCCACGACGCTGGCGGTCACGCTGGTCGCGATCGGCTCCGGGGTCGACGAGGTGCGGCTGGCCGTCCTCGCCCTGACCGCGCTGGCCGCGTTCGAGGCGGTCGGGCCGCTGGGCGAGGCCGCGCAGCGGTACGTGCTGCTCGCCCCGGCCGTCCGGCGGATCGGTGCCCTGCTCACCGCCCCGGTCCCGGGGCACGCCCCGCCGCCGCGTTCCCCGTCGGGGCGGATCCGGCTGCGCGGGGTCCGGGTGGTCTTCCGGCCGTCCGGCGGCGGGGCGGCGCGGGGGGACGGCGGCGGCGTGGTCGCGTTGGACGGGATCGACTGGAGCGTGCCGGCGGGCCGCTCGGTGGCGGTCGTGGGAGCCAGTGGGGCGGGCAAGAGCACGCTGCTCGGCGTGGTCGCCGGCCTGGTGCGACCGGACGCGGGGAGCGTCGAACTGCCCGAGGCGCGGGGCGCGTTCCAGGACGCCCATCTGTTCGCCACCACGATCCGCGCCAACCTCGCCCTCGCCCGCCCCGGGGCGAGCGAGGCGGAACTGCGCGGGGCGCTGCGGACGGCCGGCCTGCTGGAGTGGGTCGCCACCCTCCCGGACGGCCTGGACACGCCGGTGGGGGAGGGCGGCCGAGGGCTGTCCGGAGGCCAGCGGCAGCGGCTGCTGCTGGCCCGCGCCCTGCTCGCGGATCCGCCCGTGCTGCTGCTGGACGAACCCACCGAGGGGCTGGACGCGGCGATGGCCGACGCCGTGCTGCGCGCGGTGCTGCGGACCCGGCGGGGGCGCACCACCGTGGTGGTGACGCACCGTTCGGAGGTGCTGCCGGAGTTCGACGAGGTGGTGGTGATGGACCGCGGCCGGATCACCGCCCCGGCCGACGCCCCGGCGCAGGCGTCGGCGGAGGCGTCGGCGGAGGTATCGGCGGTGGCCGCTCGGACGGCCGACTGA
- a CDS encoding lytic polysaccharide monooxygenase auxiliary activity family 9 protein, producing MKISKTRTLGALAALAGSIFVVMPTQSAQAHGGMTYPATRTYACYVDGLAGGVGGDVDPKNPACAEAVRIGGKTALWNWFGNLISNAGGRHQQIIPNGNLCGPQTTFAGFRQGRTDWPTTQLTSGSNITFRYNAWAAHPGTWYQYVTKDGWNPNEPLGWDDLEPVPFDQVTNPPINGSGPHGREYTWNATLPSGKSGYHIIYSIWQRSDSPEAFYNCSDVIFR from the coding sequence GTGAAGATCAGCAAGACGAGGACACTCGGTGCCCTCGCCGCCCTGGCGGGCAGCATCTTCGTTGTCATGCCCACGCAGTCCGCCCAGGCGCACGGCGGCATGACCTACCCGGCCACCCGCACCTACGCCTGCTACGTGGACGGCCTGGCCGGCGGCGTCGGCGGCGACGTCGACCCGAAGAACCCGGCGTGTGCCGAAGCCGTCCGCATCGGCGGCAAGACCGCCCTGTGGAACTGGTTCGGCAACCTGATCAGCAACGCCGGCGGGCGGCACCAGCAGATCATCCCGAACGGCAACCTGTGCGGACCGCAGACCACCTTCGCCGGCTTCCGGCAGGGCCGCACCGACTGGCCGACCACCCAGCTCACCTCCGGCTCCAACATCACGTTCCGGTACAACGCCTGGGCGGCCCACCCGGGTACGTGGTACCAGTACGTCACCAAGGACGGCTGGAACCCGAACGAGCCGCTCGGCTGGGACGACCTGGAGCCGGTGCCGTTCGACCAGGTGACCAACCCGCCGATCAACGGCAGCGGCCCGCACGGCCGGGAGTACACCTGGAACGCCACCCTGCCCTCGGGCAAGAGCGGCTACCACATCATCTACTCGATCTGGCAGCGCTCGGACAGCCCGGAGGCGTTCTACAACTGCTCCGACGTCATCTTCCGGTGA
- a CDS encoding DUF4383 domain-containing protein, giving the protein MADEPVTPDARESRPGGALRTVVRLVSVVFLLVGILGFVPGVTTDYDTMTFAGHESRAELFGIFQVSVLHNLVHLLYGIVGLLMSGTAGRARAYLVGGGVVYLLLWLYGLLIDKESGANFVPLNSADDWLHLALGVGMVLLGLVLPGRTPRTRGAHRAARG; this is encoded by the coding sequence ATGGCCGACGAACCCGTCACCCCGGACGCCCGGGAGAGCCGTCCCGGCGGCGCGCTGCGCACCGTGGTGCGCCTGGTGAGCGTCGTCTTCCTGCTGGTCGGCATCCTGGGTTTCGTCCCGGGCGTCACCACCGACTACGACACCATGACGTTCGCCGGGCACGAGTCCCGGGCCGAACTGTTCGGGATCTTCCAGGTCTCGGTGCTGCACAACCTGGTGCACCTGCTGTACGGCATCGTCGGCCTGCTGATGTCCGGCACGGCGGGCCGGGCGCGGGCCTACCTGGTCGGCGGTGGCGTGGTGTACCTGCTGCTGTGGCTGTACGGCCTGCTCATCGACAAGGAGAGCGGGGCCAACTTCGTCCCGCTGAACTCGGCCGACGACTGGCTGCACCTCGCGCTCGGCGTCGGCATGGTCCTGCTCGGCCTGGTGCTGCCGGGGCGGACCCCCCGGACCCGTGGCGCCCACCGGGCGGCCCGCGGCTGA